DNA from Candidatus Stoquefichus sp. SB1:
CTATTTTGTATCTTTTTGCGTTTTATATTATTTATGATGATTCTATTCTTTTTTGATTTCATAATCCGTTTTAAATTAGAATATTTAACATTATTGAAGCATTAATGGAATATTTTTTATTTGTTTCTTAATGTTCTATTTATATCCATAATTCATTGTTTTGGACATAATATTATAGTATAATTTGCTTGTAGAAATAAGATGATGATAAATTAAAAAGTATGTAAAATGAAATCAAATAGAAAGTAGATATGATAATAATTAGGTGATACAGTCAAAAATATAATATTAATGTAAAGTAGGTGATGGCATGATAAATATTAAAATCATAAAAGGAGACATTACTCAAATCAGATGTGATGCTATTGTGAATGCAGCCAATAATAGTTTGTTAGGAGGTGGCGGTGTTGATGGTGCTATTCATAGAGCGGCAGGATCAGAACTTTTAAAAGAATGTCGATTGCTAGGAGGATGTGCAACTGGCGATGCAAAGATAACCAAAGGCTATCAATTACCAGCAAAGTATATTATTCATACTGTTGGGCCGGTTTATTATGATGGACAGCATGATGAAGCAAAATTACTAAAATCTTGTTATGAGAGATGTTTAGCATTAGCTGATGAATATCAATGTCAACATATTGCTTTTCCATCTATAAGTACAGGAGCATATCGTTACCCAATATCCAAAGCAGCACAGATTGCAATTCAAACAATTCAAAATTATAAAAAACAAAATACATATATTAAATGTGTAGAAATTGTTTGTTTCGATGACTATACATATCAGGTTTATGAAGAGCTTATCAAAGGAAAAGGTGACTTAGGATGTCAGTAGAAGTAGGCGTTGTTTATAGTATTGGTATTATGATGTTTGGTGTTGGTTTATATTATGGTTTATCAACAAAGCCAATAACGATTTATAATCAGGGGAAACCACCACTCCCCACAGAACTCACTCATGTAAAAAAATATAATCAGGCAACTGCTAAACTGATGTTTGTCTATGGTTGTATTTTTATACTTGAAGGTTTCTTTTTAGGATCAGAGCCAATGGCATGTATGATCATTGGTATCCTTACTATAATGCCAGGAATTGCTGTTGTGATGGCTATATATGAAGCAGTTATCATAAAAAAATATAAAATAAAAAAATAAGGTGCATATGATTAGCATCATTAACATAGAGATGTTAAAATAAGGACGTAAAATAAATAGGAGGAATGAAAGATATGAAATTATACAAATGTATGCATTGTGGAAATGTAGTAGAAAAAGTATTAGATAAAGGAGTACCTGTTGTTTGTTGTGGTGAACCAATGGTAGAATTAGTTGCCAATACAACTGATGCAGCAACTGAAAAACATGTTCCTGTATTATCAATTGAAGGAGATGTATTAACAGCTAAAGTTGGAGAAGTGGCTCATCCAATGACTGAGGAACACTTCATTACTGCTATCTTTGCAGTTTTAGGAAATAAAGTAATGCGAGTTGATTTAACTGCTGCTGATGAACCAGTTGCAACTTTTGCAATAGGTGGTTACAAAGGAACTATTGAAGTTTATGAATATTGTAACTTACACGGATTATGGAAAGCAGAGATTGAGGCTTAATTGATAAAAAGAAGGACAGATTTGTCCTTTTTTCATATAAAAGCAAAGAATGGTTATAATAAAAAAGAATGGAGTGAGTGAATGAAAAGTTTAAAGACATTATTAACAGGTTTGTTTTTAGTTGGTTGTACAACCAATTCAGGAAGCTATGAGACAATATCGGCAAAAAAAGCTAAAGAAATGATGGACACACAAGAAGTGACTATTTTAGATGTTAGAGAAGAAAGTGAGTATCAGCAAGGCCATATTAAAGACTCTCTTCTTATTCCTTTATCTACAATCAAAGAAGGAAATACTCATCTTCCTAGTAAACAGCAAACAATATTAGTTTATTGTCGTAGTGGGAATAGAAGTGCAAAAGCTGCTAAAAAATTAGTGAATTTGGGTTATGAACATATATATGATTTTGGTGGAATCCTTGATTGGCCATATGATATAGAAAAGTAATGAATAAAATCAGTACAAATCAACCATACTTATATGGGAGATGATAAAATGCATTTTTATAAAAATGAAAAGGATAATTTCTTTGTTCAATTAGATGATGAAGCCCAAGATAGTCAAGAATTAATGCGAGTATTAATTGAAAAACATGAGGGTGATGAAACAAAACATCAACCTATTATTACCCAAGAGGGCAAAGTGATTAAAGTGAAAATAGGGAATATTATGCACCCTATGACAGAAGAACATCATATTTCTATGATTTTCTTAAAAACAAAACAAGGTGGTCAATATAAATTATTATCATATACAGAGACGCCTATTGTTTCCTTTGAATTAACTGAAGATGATGAACCATTAGAAGTTTATGGTTATTGTAACTTACATGGGTTATGGAAAGAGATTATTTAGAACATACTTTCACTTGTATGTTCTTTTTAATATGTTAAAATAGACACAGGTAGGTGAGAAAATATGGAAAAAATAACAATCAAAGATTTTGATGAAGTTTATGCATTATTTGAAAAAGCATTTCCTTTGGCTGAATTAAGACCATATGAATCTATGAAAGAATTGTTTGAAAATAACGAATTTGTCATTTATTCATATCAACGTGAGAATCAAATTGTAGGTGCATTGATTGTTTGGGAATTAAGTGATTTTGTTTATTTAGAAAATTTTGCAGTTGATGAATCATTAAGAGGTCAAGGAATTGGAAGTTATTTCTTAGAAGAAGCTCAAAAACTTTATTCAAACAAATTAATTGTTTTAGAAGTTGAAGAGCCAATGAATTCAATTACCAAAAGACGCGTTGCTTTTTATGAAAGAAATCATTATATATTAAATCCATATCATTTTATACAACCTGCACTAAGAGAAAATGTATCAAAAGTAGAATTAATGTTGATGAGTTATCCAACAGCGATAGATGTTTATACTTTTGATCAAATTAAAAAACAAATCTTTAGAGTTGTTTATCATCAAGGAATATAAGGAGTATTATGAAAGCGTTAGAAGAAAAAATATTAAAAGAAGGAATTGTCAAGGAAGGAAATGTCTTAAAAGTTGATAATTTCTTAAATCATCAAATTGATGTTGCATTCTTAGATAAAATGGGTGCAGAGTTTAAAAGATTATTTAGCGAAAAGAAAATTACTAAGATTTTAACAATTGAAGCGAGTGGCATAGGTGTTGCAGTCATGACATCAAAACATTTTAATGATGTTCCAGTTGTTTTTGCAAAAAAAGCCAAAACATCTAATATAGCAGATGAACTTTATCATACTCGTATAGATTCTTATACACATCAAAAGACAAATGATGTTGTTGTATCTAAACAATATTTAAATCAAGATGATCATGTTTTAATCGTTGATGATTTTTTAGCCAATGGATGTGCCATTATTGGATTGATTGATTTAGTGCAACAAGCTGGTGCAACGGTTGAAGGAATTGGAATTGTGATTGAAAAAGGTTATCAGGAAGGTGGATCAAAGATTAGAAAACTTGGCTATCATCTTGAATCATTAGCAATTATTGAAAGTATGAATGATCAAACTTGTGAAATCACATTTAGAAAGTAAAGAGGAATAAAATGTATTGTTCAAATTGTGGAAGAAAATTAAATGAGAATGATCAGTTTTGTGGACATTGTGGAGAAAAGGTAATGCAATCTGGACAAATTTGTCCGAATTGTGGCGCTTTTGTTGAATATCCAAATCAAATATGTTCACATTGTGGTTATCAATTACCTATTAACATAAAGAAACCAATTATTCAAAAATCAAGAATGATAGCAGGAATTTTGGGGATTTTTCTAGGTGGGTTAGGAGTTCATAATTTCTATCTTGGCTATTCTTCAAAAGGATTTATTCAGGTATGTTTATTTTTAGGTGGATTTTTAACATTTGGATTGACAAGTTTAGTTGCTTCTTTATGGGGATTTGTAGAAGGTATTTTACTGCTCAGTGGAACAATTTATAGAGATGGGGATGATCAATTGTTGAAATAGAAGTGATAACTTCTTTTTAATGATCTGTAAAAAATATTGATAAAATCATAAGATTATTGTATTCTTATGTATACATATATGAGTGAAAAGGGGAGAGTTTATGAGTAAAGTTGTTAAATTTGGTGGTTCATCTTTAGCAGATGCCAAACAGTTTCAAAAAGTATATGATATTATTAAAGCCGATGAACAAAGACGTTTTGTGGTTCCAAGTGCACCAGGAAAACGTTTTAAAGATGATACGAAGGTGACTGATTTATTATATAAGGCATATAATGCCCAAACAACGGTAGAGTTTACAGCAACATTTGAAGAAATTAAAGAAAGATATCAAGATATTATTGATGGATTGAAATTAGATATTTCATTAGAAGATGATTTTAAACAAATACAAAAAGATTTTGAAAATCATATTGGTGAAGATTATGCTGCAAGTCGTGGGGAATTTTTAAATGGAAAATTATTAGCCAATTATCTTGGGTTTCAATTTATTGATGCTAAAGATGTGATTTTTATCGATGAACATGGAAACTATGATATTGAAAAAACAGATCCTATTTTATCTGCCACTTTAGCAAATGTAGATAATGCTGTTATACCTGGGTTTTATGGTTCGTTAAATGATGGTTCTGGAACAATTAAGGCTTTTTCACGAGGTGGATCTGATGTAACTGGCTCAATTGTTGCTAAAAATGGTAAAGTTGATTTATATGAAAACTGGACAGATGTTTCAGGTTTCCTAATTGCTGATCCGCGTATTGTGAAAGATCCGGATGTTATTGAAACCATTACATATAAAGAATTAAGAGAGTTATCTTATATGGGAGCTTCTGTACTACATGAAAATTCTGTCTTTCCAGTACGTAGTGAAGGAATTCCGATTAATATAAAAAATACGAATCATCCTGAAGATCCAGGGACATTAATTGTTGAAAGTACTTGTCATAAGCCCGCACATGTTATTACTGGTATTGCTGGAACAAAAGGTTTTGCAACAGTTATGATTGAAAAAGATATGATGAACTCTGAAATAGGGTTTGGGCGTAAAGTACTAGAAGTTTTTGAAGAACATGATCTGTCTTTTGAACATATGCCTTCTGGTATTGATACAATGACAATTATTGTGAATACTAATGAATTTATTGATAAAGAGCAAGATGTTTTGGCTGGAATTCATCGTGCTGTGCAACCAGACTCAATTGAACTTGAATCTGATTTAGCATTGATTGCAGTTGTTGGTCGTGGGATGAAAGCAAGTCGAGGAACAGCTGCAAGAGTCTTCAATGCACTTGCTAAAGAAAATATTAATATCAAGATGATAGACCAGGGCTCAAGTGAGTTAAATATTATCATAGGTGTAAGAAATTGTTATTTTGAACCAGCTATTAAAGCTATTTATAATGAATTTATTGATTAATCACTCTTAGGGTGATTTTTCTTTTTGGTACTATTTTTGATA
Protein-coding regions in this window:
- a CDS encoding O-acetyl-ADP-ribose deacetylase, whose protein sequence is MINIKIIKGDITQIRCDAIVNAANNSLLGGGGVDGAIHRAAGSELLKECRLLGGCATGDAKITKGYQLPAKYIIHTVGPVYYDGQHDEAKLLKSCYERCLALADEYQCQHIAFPSISTGAYRYPISKAAQIAIQTIQNYKKQNTYIKCVEIVCFDDYTYQVYEELIKGKGDLGCQ
- a CDS encoding desulfoferrodoxin family protein, whose product is MKLYKCMHCGNVVEKVLDKGVPVVCCGEPMVELVANTTDAATEKHVPVLSIEGDVLTAKVGEVAHPMTEEHFITAIFAVLGNKVMRVDLTAADEPVATFAIGGYKGTIEVYEYCNLHGLWKAEIEA
- a CDS encoding rhodanese-like domain-containing protein — translated: MKSLKTLLTGLFLVGCTTNSGSYETISAKKAKEMMDTQEVTILDVREESEYQQGHIKDSLLIPLSTIKEGNTHLPSKQQTILVYCRSGNRSAKAAKKLVNLGYEHIYDFGGILDWPYDIEK
- a CDS encoding desulfoferrodoxin family protein, with translation MHFYKNEKDNFFVQLDDEAQDSQELMRVLIEKHEGDETKHQPIITQEGKVIKVKIGNIMHPMTEEHHISMIFLKTKQGGQYKLLSYTETPIVSFELTEDDEPLEVYGYCNLHGLWKEII
- a CDS encoding GNAT family N-acetyltransferase translates to MEKITIKDFDEVYALFEKAFPLAELRPYESMKELFENNEFVIYSYQRENQIVGALIVWELSDFVYLENFAVDESLRGQGIGSYFLEEAQKLYSNKLIVLEVEEPMNSITKRRVAFYERNHYILNPYHFIQPALRENVSKVELMLMSYPTAIDVYTFDQIKKQIFRVVYHQGI
- a CDS encoding xanthine phosphoribosyltransferase, yielding MKALEEKILKEGIVKEGNVLKVDNFLNHQIDVAFLDKMGAEFKRLFSEKKITKILTIEASGIGVAVMTSKHFNDVPVVFAKKAKTSNIADELYHTRIDSYTHQKTNDVVVSKQYLNQDDHVLIVDDFLANGCAIIGLIDLVQQAGATVEGIGIVIEKGYQEGGSKIRKLGYHLESLAIIESMNDQTCEITFRK
- a CDS encoding TM2 domain-containing protein, whose protein sequence is MYCSNCGRKLNENDQFCGHCGEKVMQSGQICPNCGAFVEYPNQICSHCGYQLPINIKKPIIQKSRMIAGILGIFLGGLGVHNFYLGYSSKGFIQVCLFLGGFLTFGLTSLVASLWGFVEGILLLSGTIYRDGDDQLLK
- a CDS encoding aspartate kinase, yielding MSKVVKFGGSSLADAKQFQKVYDIIKADEQRRFVVPSAPGKRFKDDTKVTDLLYKAYNAQTTVEFTATFEEIKERYQDIIDGLKLDISLEDDFKQIQKDFENHIGEDYAASRGEFLNGKLLANYLGFQFIDAKDVIFIDEHGNYDIEKTDPILSATLANVDNAVIPGFYGSLNDGSGTIKAFSRGGSDVTGSIVAKNGKVDLYENWTDVSGFLIADPRIVKDPDVIETITYKELRELSYMGASVLHENSVFPVRSEGIPINIKNTNHPEDPGTLIVESTCHKPAHVITGIAGTKGFATVMIEKDMMNSEIGFGRKVLEVFEEHDLSFEHMPSGIDTMTIIVNTNEFIDKEQDVLAGIHRAVQPDSIELESDLALIAVVGRGMKASRGTAARVFNALAKENINIKMIDQGSSELNIIIGVRNCYFEPAIKAIYNEFID